The following are encoded together in the Thermococcus sibiricus MM 739 genome:
- a CDS encoding thiamine-phosphate synthase family protein, whose protein sequence is MKTPCEFWAEEVMPNLRADIARILYSKGLTQAKIAEHLGITQAMVSKYLTGKYKRLGGDLSKEIQIVAQEVASLILYGAKKEDIIRFLNKRFFEMLRSGILCKGYLEYIESDDESLCSDLFSGEPSRTQILEELNLALGGLLRNKGFLKLIPEIRSNFAYSLPDPKEKEDVAAVPGRITHVKDKAYALPPEFGASEHMAGVLIALSNVFPGIRSVLNIKYDENIFRALKKAGFKFGVIEKSERSEDETVRLIVEEFKKKGSLDAVVDRGGFGIEPCVYIFGKNPIEVVEKVKRLESFL, encoded by the coding sequence GTGAAAACCCCCTGTGAGTTTTGGGCGGAAGAAGTGATGCCAAATTTAAGGGCCGATATAGCCCGTATTTTGTATTCTAAAGGATTAACTCAGGCAAAAATAGCAGAACATTTGGGTATCACACAAGCGATGGTTAGCAAATATCTAACTGGAAAATATAAACGGCTTGGGGGAGATCTTAGTAAGGAAATTCAAATAGTTGCCCAAGAGGTGGCCAGCCTTATTCTTTATGGTGCAAAAAAAGAGGATATAATACGGTTTTTGAACAAGAGGTTCTTTGAAATGCTCAGAAGTGGGATTTTATGTAAGGGTTATTTAGAGTATATTGAAAGTGATGATGAATCGCTTTGCAGTGACCTCTTTAGTGGAGAACCATCTCGTACACAAATTCTGGAAGAGTTGAATTTAGCTTTAGGAGGACTCCTTAGAAATAAAGGGTTTCTAAAGCTTATCCCGGAGATTAGAAGTAACTTTGCCTATTCTCTTCCGGATCCAAAAGAAAAGGAGGACGTAGCAGCTGTTCCAGGGAGAATAACTCATGTAAAAGATAAAGCTTATGCATTACCTCCAGAATTTGGGGCTAGCGAACACATGGCAGGAGTTTTAATAGCACTCTCTAATGTATTTCCCGGTATCAGGAGCGTCTTGAATATAAAATACGACGAGAATATATTTAGAGCCCTGAAAAAAGCCGGTTTCAAATTCGGAGTTATAGAAAAAAGTGAAAGAAGTGAAGATGAAACTGTCAGGCTTATTGTAGAGGAATTTAAAAAGAAAGGCTCATTAGATGCCGTTGTTGACAGAGGAGGTTTTGGAATAGAGCCTTGTGTATATATATTCGGAAAAAACCCAATAGAGGTCGTTGAAAAAGTCAAAAGGTTGGAGAGCTTTCTATGA
- a CDS encoding VanZ family protein translates to MRKITLLYLMLLTYANLSPKVPSAGVAGGDKIVHFLEFLILGLVSRDKSYMIFPVIFESLQLFVPGRSFSFLDMGANLIGFGVGYLLWRWWNESADRRA, encoded by the coding sequence ATGAGGAAGATAACTCTTTTATATCTCATGCTCTTGACTTATGCGAATCTTTCTCCAAAGGTGCCCTCTGCAGGAGTGGCCGGAGGAGACAAAATTGTTCATTTTTTGGAATTCCTCATTCTTGGCCTTGTAAGTAGAGATAAATCATACATGATTTTTCCTGTAATCTTTGAGAGCTTACAACTTTTTGTTCCAGGAAGAAGTTTCTCATTTCTTGATATGGGCGCAAATCTAATAGGGTTTGGTGTTGGATACCTTCTCTGGAGGTGGTGGAATGAAAGTGCTGACAGAAGAGCTTAG
- a CDS encoding secondary thiamine-phosphate synthase enzyme YjbQ encodes MKVLTEELRFSTRGEIDLVDITRDIEEIVEKSEIKNGQVLVFVPGATGAIVTIEHENDLLEDFKRVLRELVPKGAGYKHDIIDNNAHSHLRASLLGSSLVLPIVDGKVVRGLWQQIFFVELDVRPRRRRLVVQIMGD; translated from the coding sequence ATGAAAGTGCTGACAGAAGAGCTTAGGTTTTCTACAAGGGGAGAAATTGACTTAGTTGATATAACGAGGGATATAGAAGAGATCGTGGAAAAAAGTGAAATAAAAAATGGGCAGGTTTTGGTATTTGTACCTGGTGCCACTGGAGCAATAGTCACAATAGAACATGAGAATGACCTTTTAGAAGATTTTAAAAGAGTTCTAAGGGAACTCGTGCCGAAAGGGGCAGGATACAAACATGATATTATTGATAACAATGCTCATTCTCATCTCAGGGCTAGCCTTTTGGGCTCTTCGCTTGTACTCCCAATTGTTGATGGGAAAGTTGTTAGAGGCTTATGGCAGCAGATATTCTTTGTGGAACTTGATGTAAGGCCGAGGAGGAGAAGATTAGTAGTGCAAATAATGGGTGATTAG
- a CDS encoding MBL fold metallo-hydrolase, whose translation MRVILLGSGSYSGTPKALCECENCSRARRFPQYRRTRFSMYIPQINALIDPSPDLYYHMSYLNERIENVFITHPHFDHIGGLPELQVFKKVRFYSHKKILDLAKHLQETFLGIREWEYVSLEFNRWYDFGKFKVKQFPVVHQPGDVAGGFILEVKGKRIVITGDTGPEILRNHELLEEIRGADLLVSEMTHKYSIPKTHLGVEDAIKFAQKVEANKTLFVHISHSNYTQEELEEKVGENGMVGRDFMVLRI comes from the coding sequence ATGAGAGTCATTCTACTCGGTTCCGGGTCCTACAGTGGAACACCTAAAGCATTGTGTGAGTGTGAAAACTGTTCAAGAGCAAGAAGGTTTCCTCAATACAGAAGAACACGATTCTCTATGTATATCCCTCAGATAAATGCCTTAATAGATCCTTCTCCGGATTTATATTATCACATGAGTTATCTAAACGAACGAATCGAGAATGTTTTTATAACTCATCCTCACTTTGACCATATAGGCGGGCTTCCCGAGTTGCAGGTATTCAAAAAGGTGCGCTTCTATTCTCATAAGAAGATCCTTGACCTTGCAAAACATTTACAGGAGACGTTCCTAGGGATCAGGGAATGGGAGTATGTCTCACTTGAGTTCAATAGGTGGTATGATTTCGGAAAATTTAAAGTAAAACAATTTCCCGTAGTTCATCAGCCAGGTGATGTAGCAGGAGGATTTATTTTAGAAGTAAAAGGAAAGAGAATTGTTATAACAGGGGACACTGGGCCGGAAATCTTAAGAAATCATGAACTATTAGAGGAAATCCGAGGAGCGGACCTTCTGGTTTCTGAAATGACCCATAAGTACTCAATTCCCAAAACCCATCTCGGAGTCGAAGATGCCATCAAATTTGCCCAGAAGGTGGAAGCAAATAAAACCCTTTTTGTCCACATAAGTCACTCAAACTACACTCAAGAGGAATTAGAAGAGAAAGTTGGAGAAAACGGGATGGTTGGGAGAGACTTTATGGTCCTGAGAATCTAA
- a CDS encoding M48 family metallopeptidase has translation MPEIELSGRRIQYEVSVRKVRYMRIYVTPSGKLEIVSPTRRVEPFLRAKEKWIITKIEAIEKAKQLSGFPYLGRFYNTGSGEKFKVNDNMIKLPHNKKLESTLRVRLREIITPLIQEKTKKLNVNVNKVFIRKQKTRWGSCSPKGNLNFNLAMLALPPQLIDYLVSHEVAHLVEMNHSKRFWKLVEKFHPDWKRKRRELKEWWIIVHNNPIWKEILEGRK, from the coding sequence ATGCCAGAGATAGAACTCAGTGGAAGAAGAATACAGTATGAGGTCAGTGTAAGAAAGGTAAGGTACATGAGAATTTACGTGACCCCTAGTGGAAAACTGGAGATTGTTTCTCCAACAAGAAGAGTTGAGCCTTTTTTACGGGCAAAAGAGAAATGGATTATAACTAAAATTGAAGCTATTGAAAAGGCCAAGCAGCTTTCAGGATTCCCTTATCTTGGGAGATTCTACAATACTGGGTCTGGAGAGAAGTTTAAGGTTAATGATAACATGATAAAACTCCCTCACAACAAAAAATTAGAATCAACACTTAGAGTAAGACTTAGAGAGATAATAACCCCCTTAATCCAAGAAAAAACGAAAAAGTTGAATGTAAATGTCAATAAAGTCTTTATTAGAAAGCAAAAAACACGATGGGGAAGCTGCTCCCCAAAAGGAAACTTGAATTTCAATTTAGCAATGCTTGCTTTACCACCGCAACTCATAGATTACCTGGTGAGCCATGAAGTTGCCCACCTCGTAGAAATGAATCACTCTAAAAGATTCTGGAAGTTAGTTGAGAAATTCCATCCAGACTGGAAGAGAAAAAGAAGAGAGCTTAAAGAATGGTGGATAATAGTTCACAATAATCCCATATGGAAGGAAATTCTGGAGGGAAGAAAATGA
- a CDS encoding MBL fold metallo-hydrolase — protein MALSFRPIWFDSMGAKSSCVLVKTPDISVIIDPGIAIMQPSFPASEEKKIEWLIEGEKAIKNASKEADVLVISHYHYDHYFPGDLEVYRGKRLLAKNPNEYINDSQRKRADYFYSNLCRYFGGLKLEDLWREREAKKYSNLMDKLPIAVSKDFGEYNTRRKQLLEKGLKWFENRADMWNRSPKIPEVKFEDVEVHFADGREFQFGDTKIRFTGPMFHGIEFSRVGWVISTVIEYEDEKLIHSSDLNGPIIEDYAEWIIKENPNILILDGPMTYMLGYLLNKINLRRAVENAVKIVRKIDAEIIIYDHHLPRERHFKEHTKKVWETAERLDKNLLTAAEFLGMKPKVLEI, from the coding sequence ATGGCACTTTCATTTAGACCGATCTGGTTTGATTCAATGGGAGCTAAGAGCTCTTGCGTATTAGTTAAAACTCCTGATATTTCTGTAATAATAGATCCGGGAATTGCAATTATGCAGCCAAGCTTTCCAGCATCAGAGGAGAAAAAGATTGAATGGTTAATTGAGGGAGAAAAAGCAATAAAAAATGCCAGTAAGGAAGCTGATGTCCTTGTGATATCTCATTATCACTATGATCATTACTTCCCCGGTGACTTGGAAGTTTACAGGGGAAAGAGGCTTTTAGCCAAAAACCCGAATGAATACATAAACGATTCTCAGAGGAAGCGAGCAGATTATTTCTATTCAAACCTCTGCAGATACTTTGGAGGCTTAAAGCTGGAAGACCTCTGGAGAGAGAGGGAAGCAAAGAAATACTCAAACCTCATGGATAAATTACCAATAGCCGTTTCAAAGGACTTTGGAGAGTACAATACACGGAGGAAGCAGCTCCTTGAGAAAGGGTTAAAATGGTTTGAAAACAGGGCAGATATGTGGAACCGAAGTCCTAAAATTCCAGAGGTGAAGTTTGAGGATGTTGAAGTTCATTTTGCTGACGGAAGGGAATTCCAGTTTGGAGATACAAAGATAAGATTTACAGGCCCCATGTTCCATGGAATTGAGTTTTCAAGGGTGGGATGGGTTATTTCAACTGTGATTGAATATGAAGATGAGAAGCTCATCCATTCAAGTGATTTAAACGGCCCCATAATAGAGGACTATGCAGAGTGGATAATCAAAGAAAATCCCAACATTCTCATTTTGGATGGCCCTATGACCTATATGCTCGGCTACCTTCTTAACAAGATCAATTTAAGAAGAGCTGTTGAGAACGCAGTGAAAATTGTAAGGAAAATTGATGCAGAAATTATTATCTATGATCACCATTTGCCAAGAGAGCGTCACTTCAAAGAACACACGAAGAAAGTTTGGGAAACTGCAGAAAGACTTGATAAAAACCTTCTAACTGCTGCTGAATTTTTGGGAATGAAACCAAAAGTTTTGGAGATTTGA
- a CDS encoding MBL fold metallo-hydrolase, producing the protein MVNIGEADKLRIYTLAEDYAGYNSPFLAQHGVSFLIEVGFDGNKRRILFDTASYAEPILFNMEILGIDPKTVDMIILSHSHFDHTGGLLGIMKKINKEIPILAHPNIFKVSFAMEPEFMYAGIPPLRGGSKEEIEKLGGVWILSRDIIKLMPGVFTLGEITKEEKVEFERSTTISLYKLENGKIRSDDIEDEIGLAINTKKGLVVIGGCAHPGIISMVKKSCRTE; encoded by the coding sequence ATGGTGAACATTGGGGAAGCTGATAAGCTGAGAATCTATACTCTAGCTGAGGACTATGCTGGGTATAATAGCCCATTTTTGGCTCAACATGGAGTTTCCTTTTTGATTGAAGTAGGATTTGATGGAAATAAACGAAGAATACTCTTTGATACAGCATCCTACGCTGAGCCCATTCTTTTCAACATGGAAATTTTGGGAATTGACCCAAAAACAGTGGACATGATAATACTTTCACACAGTCACTTTGACCATACAGGCGGTTTACTGGGCATCATGAAGAAAATAAATAAAGAAATTCCTATACTCGCTCATCCCAATATTTTTAAAGTAAGTTTTGCCATGGAACCGGAGTTCATGTACGCAGGAATACCCCCATTAAGAGGAGGCTCAAAAGAGGAAATTGAAAAACTTGGTGGTGTTTGGATTCTGAGCAGAGATATTATAAAGTTAATGCCGGGTGTTTTTACACTTGGAGAAATAACAAAAGAAGAGAAAGTCGAGTTTGAGAGAAGTACTACAATAAGCCTTTATAAGCTTGAAAATGGGAAAATACGGTCGGATGATATCGAGGATGAAATAGGGCTTGCAATAAACACTAAGAAAGGTTTAGTGGTCATTGGAGGATGTGCCCATCCCGGCATTATCAGCATGGTAAAAAAAAGCTGTAGAACTGAGTGA
- a CDS encoding MBL fold metallo-hydrolase → MHAVIGGFHLIEADNERIQKTVEALKELGVKRVFVGHCTGLEAEALFAREFGKNFEKLHSGKVIEI, encoded by the coding sequence GTGCATGCTGTTATAGGTGGATTCCATTTAATAGAGGCAGATAATGAAAGAATTCAGAAAACTGTAGAAGCACTTAAAGAATTAGGGGTTAAGAGGGTTTTCGTCGGACATTGTACAGGGCTTGAAGCCGAGGCACTGTTTGCAAGGGAATTCGGGAAGAACTTTGAAAAACTCCACTCTGGAAAAGTCATAGAAATCTAG
- a CDS encoding ester cyclase: MTEKERIIQQIVDEVWNKGNVNTLDEFYAQNFVNHDPANPDVTNLEKFKEWVLFNHKTFPDFHVTIEDTITEGDEIVKRWKVTGTQKGEMMGGKIPPTGKQVTIEGTSIYRFEGDKIAEMWWGYDLLSMLQQLGAFPAK, translated from the coding sequence ATGACAGAGAAAGAAAGGATTATACAGCAGATAGTGGATGAAGTCTGGAACAAGGGAAATGTAAATACATTAGATGAGTTTTATGCCCAAAACTTCGTAAATCATGACCCTGCTAATCCAGATGTTACAAATCTTGAGAAATTTAAAGAATGGGTACTCTTCAACCACAAGACGTTCCCTGATTTTCATGTAACTATTGAAGATACTATTACTGAAGGCGACGAAATTGTAAAACGATGGAAAGTTACTGGAACTCAAAAAGGCGAGATGATGGGTGGTAAGATCCCTCCAACTGGAAAGCAGGTAACTATTGAAGGAACCTCTATTTATCGCTTTGAAGGAGACAAAATTGCAGAAATGTGGTGGGGTTATGATCTACTTAGTATGCTTCAACAACTCGGTGCATTTCCTGCAAAGTGA
- a CDS encoding acetate--CoA ligase family protein encodes MKEEALKIIKEVLTQGRKALVEYEAKQVLKAYDLPLPEEKLAKNLDEAIKYANEIGYPVVMKLMSPQILHKSDAKVVMLKIKNDEELKQKWEEIHENARKYKPDAEILGVLIAPMLKPGREIIIGVTEDPQFGHALMFGLGGIFVEILKDVTFRIIPIEEKDAWAMIKSIKGYPILAGARGEAPADMKAIVDMMLKVSQLIDDLKDYIKEMDLNPIFVYPEGEGAVIVDARIILK; translated from the coding sequence ATGAAGGAAGAAGCATTAAAGATAATTAAAGAGGTTTTGACTCAAGGTAGGAAGGCTTTAGTTGAATACGAGGCAAAACAGGTTTTAAAAGCTTATGACTTGCCCCTTCCAGAGGAGAAACTAGCAAAAAATTTGGACGAAGCCATAAAGTACGCTAACGAAATAGGTTATCCAGTGGTTATGAAGCTAATGTCACCCCAAATCCTTCACAAGAGTGACGCGAAAGTCGTCATGCTGAAAATAAAGAACGACGAAGAACTTAAACAAAAGTGGGAAGAAATCCACGAGAACGCAAGAAAATACAAGCCAGATGCAGAAATTCTCGGTGTCTTAATAGCCCCAATGCTCAAACCCGGAAGGGAAATAATCATTGGTGTTACCGAAGACCCACAATTCGGGCACGCACTCATGTTTGGTCTCGGTGGAATTTTTGTTGAAATTCTCAAGGACGTTACATTCAGAATAATCCCGATTGAAGAGAAAGACGCTTGGGCAATGATAAAAAGCATTAAAGGTTACCCAATTTTAGCCGGAGCAAGAGGGGAGGCACCAGCGGACATGAAGGCAATTGTAGACATGATGCTGAAAGTTTCACAATTAATTGATGATCTAAAAGATTACATTAAAGAAATGGACTTGAACCCAATCTTCGTTTACCCCGAAGGCGAGGGCGCAGTCATAGTTGACGCAAGAATAATTTTGAAATGA